From Hermetia illucens chromosome 6, iHerIll2.2.curated.20191125, whole genome shotgun sequence, one genomic window encodes:
- the LOC119660035 gene encoding uncharacterized protein LOC119660035: protein MLHQASSNRAASSALPNPKQQVSSLNAINSGVDITAVLLATARIRVKDNQGTFILLRALVDQGSQRSFISEAAAQLLRLCKEKWSTRCFNLSLVVVNHITDKIPQSKTPCKITELRQEDLADSSYNIPGKIDVLLGADVYGDLLEKGVIRIKNTKVLAQKTKIGWILSGPVNQVTRASEPSISMVSIEQLDADIRKLWEQEELPQERILTLEKADCERQFIRTTKRDPKSGRYIVRLPIKPDMNPSILLHPSLKDALIRLRQTEAKLERNPELKAQYNAFLKGYLELGHMSEVPSAEIFCKHSYYLPHHAVVKEDSTTTKVRVVFNASHKTSSGTSLNDILMVEPNTQYTIFEILLRWRRHKYALAADIEKMYRQILVDSRDCDLLRIVWRPEPQGPIKHYRLNTVTYGTASAPFQAIRTLQQVAEVEQFTSPSASESIKKDFYVDDLLTGSSTIEGAAKLQNDIVNVLKKAGFNIRKWSTNYEEVLKHVSTADRETSDVVNINLENTVKTLGLQWIPKDDIFTFKVKLPYISANEPVTKRIITSNAARLFDPLGWIQPIIIVSKIFIQRLWLQKLAWDKPVPDQLKIEWLTYMKEWPALSKLKIPRYIQTSDRCKVELHGFCDASMAAFAAVIYDRVIHPDGTVSANILTSKSKVAPLKVQSVPRLELNGAVLLCRLMKHVKQASEFPADTAEFYWTDSTIVLAWLSDHPARWKTFVANRISEIQQL, encoded by the coding sequence ATGTTACACCAGGCATCGTCGAATAGAGCTGCATCTTCAGCTTTGCCGAATCCAAAACAACAAGTCTCATCGCTGAATGCTATCAACAGTGGCGTCGACATTACGGCTGTTCTATTGGCTACAGCAAGGATTCGGGTAAAGGACAATCAAGGAACGTTCATTCTTTTGCGTGCATTGGTCGATCAAGGGTCCCAGCGTTCGTTCATCAGTGAAGCTGCGGCGCAACTCTTACGGCTATGCAAAGAGAAATGGTCGACAAGGTGTTTCAATTTATCTCTTGTCGTAGTAAACCATATAACGGACAAGATTCCCCAGTCCAAGACACCATGCAAGATAACTGAATTGAGACAGGAGGACTTAGCTGATTCATCGTATAACATTCCGGGGAAGATCGATGTCCTCCTGGGTGCTGACGTTTATGGCGATCTATTGGAAAAGGGCGTAATCCGGATAAAGAATACCAAAGTTTTGgctcaaaaaaccaaaatcggTTGGATCCTGTCCGGGCCTGTCAACCAAGTAACACGAGCATCAGAACCTTCCATCAGTATGGTTAGCATCGAACAGCTAGATGCTGACATACGAAAATTATGGGAACAGGAAGAGTTACCACAAGAGCGAATCCTCACGCTAGAGAAAGCAGACTGCGAGAGGCAGTTCATCCGAACTACTAAGAGGGATCCAAAGTCAGGCCGATACATAGTCAGGCTGCCGATTAAGCCTGATATGAACCCCTCCATCCTGCTGCATCCGTCATTAAAAGACGCTCTCATACGCCTCCGCCAGACAGAGGCAAAACTCGAACGGAATCCAGAGCTCAAAGCGCAGTACAATGCATTCCTAAAGGGATATCTGGAATTGGGACATATGAGCGAGGTCCCGTCTGCAGAAATATTTTGCAAACACTCATACTACTTGCCACATCATGCTGTAGTTAAAGAGGACAGCACAACTACGAAAGTTCGCGTCGTATTCAATGCGTCCCATAAAACTTCCTCCGGCACCTCGTTGAACGATATCCTAATGGTGGAACCAAATACGCAATACACCATCTTTGAAATATTGCTGCGGTGGAGGAGGCATAAATACGCATTGGCTGCTGACATTGAGAAGATGTACCGACAGATACTCGTGGACAGTCGAGACTGCGACTTACTGCGAATTGTTTGGAGACCAGAACCCCAGGGTCCAATAAAGCACTACCGGCTAAACACAGTAACTTATGGCACCGCCAGTGCTCCCTTCCAAGCAATACGTACCCTACAACAGGTCGCTGAAGTCGAGCAATTCACGTCACCATCAGCAAGTGAAAGCATCAAAAAGGACTTCTATGTAGATGACTTGCTGACCGGATCCTCGACCATAGAAGGTGCAGCGAAATTGCAAAACGATATTGTGAACGTTCTCAAAAAAGCTGGATTTAACATTCGAAAATGGTCCACGAATTATGAGGAGGTTCTGAAACATGTAAGCACCGCTGACCGGGAAACGTCTGACGTAGTCAACATCAATCTAGAAAACACCGTCAAGACATTGGGTTTGCAATGGATTCCTAAAGACGACATATTCACCTTTAAAGTGAAACTGCCTTATATCTCAGCGAACGAGCCAGTTACGAAACGAATAATTACATCCAATGCTGCAAGATTATTCGATCCGCTTGGTTGGATCCAGCCCATCATAATAGTTAGCAAGATATTTATCCAAAGGTTGTGGCTACAGAAATTAGCTTGGGATAAGCCCGTACCTGACCAGTTGAAAATCGAGTGGCTGACCTACATGAAGGAGTGGCCAGCGTTATCAAAACTTAAAATACCAAGATACATACAGACGTCTGATCGCTGCAAGGTAGAACTTCATGGTTTCTGCGACGCGTCAATGGCAGCTTTTGCAGCGGTGATTTACGATCGAGTAATACATCCGGATGGCACGGTATCTGCGAACATATTAACATCGAAATCGAAAGTGGCACCTTTAAAGGTACAGTCAGTACCCCGGCTAGAATTGAACGGTGCCGTCCTACTATGCAGATTGATGAAACACGTGAAACAAGCCAGCGAATTCCCTGCCGACACAGCTGAATTTTACTGGACGGATTCGACCATTGTCCTCGCTTGGTTGAGTGATCACCCAGCCAGGTGGAAAACGTTCGTCGCAAATAGGATAAGCGAAATCCAGCAACTCTAG
- the LOC119660036 gene encoding uncharacterized protein LOC119660036 — translation MGALPETRVTPGRAFKTCGLDFAGPIQLKWSSGRGANTMKSYIVLFIYLKTKAIHLEVVSDLSGQACLAAIKRFVSRRGLCSDLYSDCGTNFVAASKEIKHQFMQMMKTVQSTVASDKITWHFIPPSSPHFGGLWEAGVKSVKLHLQKVIGDSLLTMEEMYTVLTQIEAVLNSRPLMPISDDVNDLEAPTPAHFLIGEPLISIPQETPNEELNLLKKWKLTQQIVKQFWNRWSDEFITKPNMEPGQLVLVKSENYPPSKWPLARITEVHPGADGLVRVATIKLHGRITKRPIVKLAALPIEDHHPVNIPEGSNENEHASANKQDSQPTKVNRKRRSQPTITRVKSNDATSASHHKMIRHTVNKLNVN, via the coding sequence ATGGGAGCGTTACCTGAAACACGAGTCACCCCTGGAAGAGCCTTCAAAACCTGCGGACTGGATTTTGCCGGACCAATACAACTAAAATGGTCATCGGGCAGAGGCGCTAACACGATGAAATCCTATATAGTCCTCTTTATCTACTTGAAGACCaaagccattcacttggaggttgtGAGTGATCTCTCTGGACAAGCGTGTCTTGCAGCAATCAAACGATTTGTGTCCCGGCGCGGTTTGTGCTCGGATTTGTATTCTGATTGTGGTACAAATTTCGTAGCAGCCAGTAAAGAAATAAAACACCAGTTCATGCAGATGATGAAAACAGTTCAGTCCACGGTAGCTAGCGACAAAATCACCTGGCACTTCATACCCCCGAGCAGTCCTCATTTCGGAGGATTATGGGAAGCTGGGGTGAAGTCAGTCAAACTGCACCTGCAGAAAGTAATCGGTGACAGCTTGTTAACAATGGAGGAAATGTACACGGTTCTCACCCAGATCGAAGCAGTTCTTAATAGTCGGCCACTCATGCCCATCAGCGACGATGTTAATGATCTGGAAGCACCCACTCCCGCGCATTTTTTGATTGGCGAACCACTCATATCAATCCCGCAAGAAACCCCGAACGAAGAATTAAACCTGCTGAAAAAATGGAAACTGACACAGCAAATTGTAAAACAATTTTGGAACCGGTGGTCAGATGAGTTCATCACAAAGCCGAACATGGAACCCGGACAACTGGTATTAGTCAAGAGCGAGAATTATCCTCCATCAAAGTGGCCATTAGCTCGTATCACTGAGGTTCATCCTGGTGCAGACGGTCTAGTTCGCGTAGCAACAATTAAATTACATGGCCGTATTACCAAGAGACCAATCGTCAAGTTGGCGGCTCTACCTATTGAAGACCACCATCCAGTGAACATTCCAGAGGGTTCTAACGAAAATGAACATGCCTCCGCGAACAAACAGGACAGTCAACCCACTAAAGTCAACCGGAAACGAAGATCTCAGCCAACAATTACAAGAGTTAAATCAAACGATGCAACTTCCGCTTCCCACCACAAAATGATACGACATACCGTGAACAAATTAAATGTCAACTAA
- the LOC119660034 gene encoding uncharacterized protein LOC119660034 has protein sequence MKEYEEVEDAWGECSVVFRQNIASYLAAESRQRPAVQEAPDAGENVVRLERIKIPSYSGDFTQWAAFHDLFKVMVHDNKHLSGVQKLQYLRVSVNGEAEQLIRHLTLTETNYAPAWNLLKERYNNKRAIGNAYMKGIWSLPTSTPASAIGIKRILDTTEQFRANTESLGADLVDLIMVFILQQKLDNESNSEWQKFIGSSNEIPTLNQFTSFLHQRFTILEAVQLTERKTVKVGAHQHKQREPSAEYARAIIEFRNATHF, from the coding sequence ATGAAAGAGTACGAGGAGGTCGAGGATGCCTGGGGCGAATGTTCAGTGGTATTCCGTCAAAACATTGCCAGTTACCTAGCTGCGGAGAGCAGGCAACGTCCAGCAGTTCAAGAGGCCCCAGATGCAGGCGAAAACGTAGTCAGGCTGGAAAGGATTAAAATACCCAGCTACAGCGGCGACTTCACTCAGTGGGCAGCATTCCATGACTTATTCAAGGTCATGGTGCACGACAACAAACATTTAAGTGGTGTACAAAAGCTTCAGTATCTTCGTGTGTCGGTCAACGGTGAGGCAGAACAATTGATACGCCACCTCACTTTAACAGAGACTAATTATGCGCCAGCATGGAATTTACTGAAGGAGCGATACAACAATAAGAGGGCCATCGGGAATGCCTACATGAAAGGCATATGGAGTTTACCGACTAGCACTCCGGCTAGTGCAATAGGTATCAAGCGAATATTGGACACGACCGAACAATTCCGTGCCAATACTGAATCATTGGGAGCAGATTTAGTCGACCTAATCATGGTGTTCATCCTGCAACAAAAATTGGACAATGAAAGTAATTCGGAATGGCAGAAATTTATTGGTTCTTCGAACGAGATACCAACTTTGAATCAATTCACGAGCTTCTTGCATCAACGGTTCACAATACTGGAAGCAGTACAGCTTACCGAACGCAAGACGGTGAAAGTAGGGGCACACCAGCACAAGCAACGGGAGCCGTCTGCCGAGTATGCCAGGGCGATCATCGAATTTCGCAATGCgacacatttctga